The genomic segment tctaaacaacaaaaatcaagGTTGGAACAAGACGATCCTCAAggtccttccaatccaaacctgCTGTGACTCTATGACAcactgtgctggagcaggcacagTGCCCAGCACAACCCAAACCCCTCAGCCAGTCCTTACCAATGAAGACAAAGATCTGATGGTGTGAGTAGCGCAACAGCATCGAGACAGACAGAGTCtgaaacaggagagagaaggggaggcaGGTTAGAGCCCCACGGGTGTGGGGAGTCGCTCGGAATCGCACTGCGGCAGAGGCCCGGGCGAGCCTGGGCTTGCACATCCCACATTCGTtagctggagctgtgcagagcaATTTGCCAAAGAGTAATTAGGGCTCTACAAACGGCAATTaatctctgtgctgctgcaggggaacaGACAGTAAAGGATTTGTTTGTAAAGGGACCGATCCTGAATAGTTGAGCGGGGGCCAAGCCAacccacagagctgggagcagggattcTCCCGTCCTCCATCCCGCTCCTGCCgcagctcccagcacctctCTGCATTGGTTCTCCCTCACTGCCCACAGTGTGATTGTGCACAGAGCTGCCTCAGTGGGTGGGACAGCCAGACACAAGGGGAGAGTCCCACAGCCACCCAAGACTACAAACACAGCATAGTTATCGTTCAGGATCTTGTCTGATGTGTATCTTGAGATGGCCTCATCTCACACATCATCCCTTGGTTTATCTTGATCACTGCTGGCAAATCAGTCTGGCCTGTTCTTAAAAGTCTCAGAGGACAAACGTCGTGCAGGACACTTAGAACAAAAGTCCCAGGGCTTTATCCTCCACCAACTACACTTTAAAAGCAGGTGAGAGCTCAGGTCTGTGCTGTTACACCACCCACatgctgcccagccctggctgagtCCAGGCACTGCCCAGCTCCCGCTGACTTACGAAGATGACCATGATGACAAAGGCTGCCAGGTAGGACGTCCTGGCCATCCACATGCTGACGAAGCGATAGTGCTCCCCAGACACCACATTGCGAAGGAAACCTggagaaaaagcacaaacacaggctCAGTATGATCAACACACAGGCTAAGGACCAACCATCGCTGCCTGctaaagaaacagcatttgGAGGAAATCCTCAGGGCAGCACTCATTGTCATGCAGGGCAGTGAGGAGGGAGGAAATCAGGTTTCCAGAcacctctcccctcctgcctctctcatTTTGTCCTTGACAATaacacagggagctgctccctgtgttACAGATTAATCAATAGTCAGAAGATGATATTCAGGCATGCACAGAACAAACACCCACCGCTCCGCGCAGCCGCTGTCACTCCTCCAGGCCTTACCTTTGTTTTCCTCGTTTTCAGCTAAAGCTTTGACACTTGACATCAGGATGTCATCATAGCCCAGGAACTCGTCCAGCAGCAGGCGGCTGAACCTGTCCCCAAAGCACTGATCCCTCGTAGGGTCTAGGGAGAACACAAAAACCTGCTCAGACTgttcccacctgcagccccagagGCACGAAGTGAGCACACGTCCCATCACCCCGAGGGACACgtgtgccagcagagctgggcctgGGCCAGCACGTGGGCCTGGGGCAGTAAAACCGAACTGGGCAGGTCTGGGAGGGAAGATGTCACCCCTGACAGATCCAGCCACGCTGACAAAGTGCTAATGGGCCTTCAGGAATGTCAGGGCTGGCACAGACACAAAGGGAATTTGGCTCACCCTGTCTGCCCATTACTGCACATGAAAATCACCTAAACCCCTGTCCAGTTGTGCTTCAGCTTGAGTGGGAGGAAGTAACGAGGTTCAGTCTGATCACGGCACTAACAGTGCCCGAGAAGGTCTGAGACTGTATTCCTGACTTGGACAGGTTTTAACAGAGCAAACGCCAGGAGAAGAGAACGCTGTTCCACGGAAATGATCTGCTGGTGCTCCCAGGGGCACAGAAGCATGTTGAGAGTGTGACACAGACCTGTGAGCACCATCCCCAACACCTGCACAGCTGCCCTCACCACTGGGCTCTaaccctgcactgctgctgctcccactgagCCCAGAGCTTCAGAGCCTTCAGCCAGGGAGAGggctcttcccttctccattgGAAAAAACTGTGCTGGGCATGACATCAGGGCTCACTGAACCAGGCTCCACCATTTCAGAGTGCTCCTCCTGGAAAGCTGTGACCTACTAAAGGGAGACGGgctgcacacagcagctctcctgcGTGGGAAGTGAGTGCCACCGGCTTCGTAAAGAGTTCCCAGAGACAGCATTGAGGTCTCTGCACAGCAGGTCCccacccctgcaccccctgcccctgcccaggtTGCCTCCCCACTCACCCAGGGTCACCACCATGACTGGGATGCTGAGGCGCTGCCGTGTGCTCTGGGACAGGCGCAGGAAGCCGTATTCCAGCGAGTACTCCACAATGTACTCCTCCTGTGGCCACActggagagggacaggagggacacagggagggacacagggagggacacagggagggacacagggagggacacagggagggacacagggaggcTCAGCACCTGCGTCTGCAAACAACCACCACGAAGAAACAGCCCCTCTGGGCtcattccctccctcccatcaCATTCTTGAAAAGGGAACCAGCTGCAAACATGGGCTCCAGGCTTCCCTCAACCACTTAAACATAAATCAGTTCAAACTCTTTGGAATTGCAGCCCATTCCCCTGACCTTAGTCCTTAATGTGAGGCTTCTGGGAAAGCTTCAGGGCAGCACTTCCAAGCTCTGCACAGAACCTGCCCACATCTGTGCCTGGCAAGCCCAGAATCACTTGTTCTTGCTCTTTTCAATTTCTGCTTCCCATGTTGTTtgggaaacagcaggaaaatccaCTTTACACCTGCTGAACACTGAGTAAATGCTCCACAGGCAAGAGCCCTGCACTTCCTGGGGGACTGAGGTCACTGCTGCAATTACACATCAGAACAGAAGGCAGCAGCAATTACAGCTCTCCCAAAAACTGGCGGTGCCTGAAGTTtccctggtttgtttttttttttccaagaaaggtTCCAAACAGATGCTTTTTGCTACATCATCTCTGAAAGGACAAAACCTCCCGCTAAGCTGGAGCCAAGCAATTTAATCCCTGCTCTTTCAGACTGTCAGGGTGTATCTCCAGGAGGGGGGAGGCAGCTGtcaggcagctcccagcaccacaGTGACAATTAAAGTGATGAGAACTTAACAGAGACACACCTGACACAGCACTGACAGAGATGCAGCCCCTGATCCCCTTCTCAGGCAGCAAACACAGGCTGGGCTGTCggttttgtcttttgtttccaTTATAAACAGTTTTAATCTCAAAAGGAAGTCAAGGGTTTAAATATCAACAATTACTTCCTTTgtctcataaaatatttttccatggcAAAAACATTTGGACTAAACAGCAAATTTTGTTCACTTAGAGCACAGGAAATCTGGCAAAAAACAATAAACTCAGGTATTTGGGACCAATTTGAAGAGATGAATTTTGTAACTCATCTGGGAAACAGCctgattctctccctccccttttctgGATCATTTCCAGCCACGCGTTCAGCAAACCAAGAGTTACCCCACCAgtgccacagctctgcacaaCGTGACTCTCCTCAGAATCTGGGCAATAAAGGTCCTGCACCAAAAACATTTACTGCTCTCTGGTCTTAATGATCTTTAATTCAGGACTAATGAGCTCTGGATCAGCATCAAGCAAATCCACTGCAAGACCAAGGAACAGAGCAGTGTCTGGTCTCCCCTTCCTCCACAGACACAACCCCAGTATGTCTGCAGAGCAAAGAGTTCCAGCCTTTCCAGAGACAACACTGTGAGTGAAAGAGGcaatattttgcaaattttgtggaaaaaggcaaagaatCCAATTCCACATCTctattttaacataaatattcCTCAGTAGATTTCCTCCCTTAACCACTAGAGACACAAGTTTTCCACACTGcaattccattttaaataacACAAAGGCACTAAATCCCCCTCTGGAGTTTACGAGGCCTGAGCAGCTCAGGCCAGGCAGGAACAGGGCGGGACAAGGCCGGGTGGTATCGCAACCCACGGAACCCGCCCGGTGACTTTTGGGATTCATTAATTGGAGCAAATTGGCTGCTCcgagtgctgctgctggctcaggaCCCAGAACACAGCTCAAACCCTGCTCTTGTGAGGAGGAGTGTCGCTGCCAGGGGATCCATGCGGCTCACAGGGGGGTTCAGGCTCACCTGAGATACCTGACACCGCAGGAACGCACGGCCAGACCAGGAGCCCTCGCTCACCTGTGCTTCACCTGAAGCCTCTTGGTCTGGCAACGCTTCTAACCCAGCCTCCCCCCAACCCTGGGGGAGCCCTGACACCCCCCAGCCGTGGGGCAGAGCTCACTGTGGGTCTGCTGTTAGTACTGACAGGACTAACCCCAGGTGAACACATTGGGAAGACATTTAAGGTCAGTGTGCAGGTGCCCCGAGGAGCCAGGATGGGACGTGCGGGGAGGATGacggggggaggagggaggagcacAGGTAGCAGTGAAGGTGTGATTACCTGCTCGGGTTAGCATCTCAAACTCGGACACAGTCTCCCGCAGAGGCTGCATACCTTTAGTGGCTGTGTCACTAAACGAGAACTCCTGGCTGTCGTTGTGGggcagctcagtgctgctcaCCCGGGACGGCTTGAGGAACACCTTGGGCTCGATATCCAGCTCAAACTGTTGGAAAACCAGGGCAGGGAAAGTCACATCAGCAGGCTCTTCACCTCCCACCTGCCAtgctccctctgtccctgcaaaGGCCTCCACCGCCACAGGGGTGGGAGAGGCCACCTTCTCAGGCCACTTTCTCGCTTCCTGTGTTAAACCAGCAGAAGCCAATATGGGAATTCAGGAGCAGCCAAGGAACCCACTGTACTTCCAGGAGACTGAGGGATCACACACTTACAACCAACCATTTCTCCCCAGCCCATCACCCAGGTCTCCCTCTCTGACCCACTCAGGGAGCACATCCCTAACCTTGATAGAGCTGTTTTCAAACATATCCACAgtcatttcttcctcttcttcctcctcctcctcagccgCGGACTCAACCACCATTCCCGGGAACTTCTCTCCGCCGCAGAACTGCAGGAAGACGGGGGCCCGGCTGGAGTTGCGCTGGATCTCCACCCGCAGGATCCCGTCGCGGGGCCACTTGTCCCGCACGTGCTCCAGGCAGTTGATGGGCGAGCGGGAGAAGGCAATGTGGATGTAGGCCAGGATGAAGAGCACGAAGAGAGcctgcagggcaggagacaAGGCGCAGACCGTCAGCCCGGCCACCCTCAGCCTGAGTACAGCCTTCCCATTACCACCAGCTCCTCTTCGCCCATAAAACACTAGGAAAACTTGGACAAGTGGATCTGGCAAGTGGACAAGAGCTTCGGTGCTTCCCTGCATCAACAAGGCAGGAGCCAGACCCTGGTAGTTTGAGCAAGGAACACACCAAAGGAAGCAGGAACCTCCTGCTCCTGTTCATGAGACCAGAGCTGCCCTCAACTCCTGTGCAGCTCAGGTACCCTGCTGGAAGCACAGGTCCTGCAACCAACACCTTCCCCAAACTGAACCACACGCAGCACTAACGTGGAACGAGGCTACAAGGCACGTTGAAAGGAATGGAAATGCATCCATGGCTTCCAACCCTTCCCTCCTCAGCACAAAGAGTTTCCTGCTGAAGCCCAGAGAAGACTGCCCAGCCTTCCAAaggcaaaataaagcaaacctCTCCCAAAGCCAACCCCTCTGAGGGCAGGACGACCCAAACCCACGGCAGACCTGTCGCTGCAAGGAACAGGCCCTGCCCCAGGGCGGCCAAagggctccctgccctgcctcaaCCCCAGGAACAGCTATAAACCACAGCAAAGCAGCCTGCACTAATAAAACCCGCTCCCTAAAGCACAGACAGTAACTGTGCATGCATCCAAAGTTCAGAGCTCCGAGCACGGCTGGCACAGCGAGCGGCACCGCTGAGCTCAGACCTCCCTTCCACCCACCCcgagctgctccctcctcatCAGCCCAGCTGTCCTGACCTATTTGTGATGAACAAACAGGCTGGTAAacatccctctgcagagcagctgcacgAGGGATGTGAGGGAAGGTAAGCCAGAGCCACCTCCCTGGTTGCAGGAGCTCTGGACAggctctgcttccctgtgcccagcaaCCAGAGCAGGCTGGAGGCTGCTGGCCCCTGaccctgcagggctctgggaaTGCTCTTCATTCTCCAGGATGGCAGCAATcagaggcagaagcagcacgaacagctcccagctgctctgcccaaCGGGCACACCTTGAGCACCACCCTTGTCCCAGCCTGTCTGCTGGGACCCAGCCGGACAACTGGGACACAGAACAGGGATGTGAAAATCCGTAACGTTTCTTGGGAGGGTAGAAAAAGTATCTGTGCAGTATGAGACAAGTTGTGCTGAACGTTTTCTTGCTGAATTGTAAAAacccagagcaggagggtggcCTGGTAAGCTGCTCTCCCCTTCTTACTCCCATTTCCCATCCTGGAAGCCATGGAGCAGGATTTAACCTACTGGCAGCTCACCCCTGCACACTGACAGGCAGGCCTCCCTGGGGGGCCCCAGCAGGCAGAAGGGTTtaccccagagcagagctgtgctgcactggCACTGCTCAAAAAGCAGGGTTAGAACAGGGCTGTGCCTTAACTGCTTCCAGAAAAGACAAGACTCCAACAAAACTCCAACAATCCAGTATGTCATGTGTGCAATGCATCCAAAGTGTGATTTCCTGGAAACAGAAACCGAATCCTCTCCAGCTCAGAGCCCAGGACATGCCCTGCACCAGCCTGGCTGCCCAGCGAGCTGGCTCAGGGATTTCCTTTGGATCTGCAGACCTGGAACCAGAGCCCCGGAGTGCAGGAACCACTGGGACCACCACAGATCGTTGAACTCCTCGTGTCTCCCACACAGGAGAGGCCCATGGGAGCTCTGGGGACAGCTTGGTGTGTGCGGCCCAAACACAGGCTGTGACCTCCGGCAGAGCCACAACTTTTTGTTCCTAAGGAAATCCCTGCCCTCAGCCCGGCTGCgcctggcaggaggagctgccccTCACCTTGAGGAGGACGAAGAACTCGAAGACGCGGCGGAAGGAGGGCGGGAAGAGGCGCGCGTAGGTCACTGCCATCTTGAAGAACAGCGCGTGGAAGAGGCGGTCGCGCACGTTGATCAGGGGGTTCTGGTTGAGGTTGGGGTTGCGGACGCCCCGGTTGTTGCCGCCGGCGGCCCCGGTGTTGTTGGCCGGGTGGTGGTTGTTGGCGTTCGGCTGGTTGTCGGACATCCTGGCGGCTGGGCCGGGCCCAGAGCGGCCGCTGCTGCTCGGCGGGGTGCTGGGCCCGGGCGGCCGCCGTCTCTGTCCCGGttccccggccccggcccggcgcaGACGCCTCGGGGTGGCGATGGGTCAGGCCCCGCGAGTCAGGCCTGGGCGCTCAGCGGGGCCCGGGCGCTGTGGCGGCCCGAGCAGGCGCAGCGGGGACGCGGCTGCCGGGCCGGCCCCGGGCCATGGGAGTCGCTGGCGCGGCGGGGGGGTCGGGTCGGTTCCACCTCTCCCGTCCCGTCCCTCAGCGCTCCGCCGCCATCTTCCCCCGCCGGCAACGGCGGCTCCGCGCATGCGCGCGCGCGCCCGGGGCACGACGGGACGGTGGAGGACACGCGCCAGCCACGCCACGCCCCATACGTAAATTAACCGCATCCCGCCATGCTCCGCGCGAGGCCCGTCGCTCCGCGCTTAAACTCGTCctcagaaaggcaaaaaagaacCTGATAGAATGGaagatttaaagtaaaaatcCGACGCGCGTCGCTTGGGAGGGTGAACAGGTGGAGAAATGTGGGGGAGTTTGAGGAACTACTCGCCATGACTTGATAATCTTTAGTTGGGAGAGGTTTAAGTATCGCTCCTGCATGCCTCTCTATCGTGCTCGCTTCGGCAGCACATATACTAAAATTGGAACGATACAGAGAAGATTAGCATGGCCCCTGCGCAAGGATGACACGCAAATTCGTGAAGcgttccatatttttttttcccttgggagGGTCACTAACCCCCCCCGGGAGGACCCTTTTGGACCCCCAAGGTGCGGCTCGGGGGGTACCAGTGCCCACCTCCAGGTCGGGGGGAGCCCCAGGCGCGGCCCTGCAGGTCTGTGTGTccaactgtgccagggccacACTGCTGCCCTGTCCCGCTGtgcccctgtcctgctgtgcccccTGTTCCCCAGTGGGGTCATGTCATGGTGAGGGCGATCAGGCCCCCTGTCAGTACCGCGGGTCTTTATTGAATTGCTCAGTTACAGCAAGCTCGGCTCCGGTGGGGAAcagggggggtcctggggtcagggggggtcccagggccAGCCCCAGACCCCCCATCCAGATCAACTTTCCCACAGGGCACCACCCACAGGGATCtggggccagccctgccctgatGCTCTGACACTCCCCAGCACCCACTGTCCCATGGGATGGTGAAACCACGCCAGTGGGCAGGATGTGCCCAGGCCTCCCCTGTGCAGCTCCGGGGCTCTGGGGTGCCCCGAAGCCCTGTGACCCCAGGTCGTGCTGCGGTGACGACTGGGGAGTGGTCTGTGAGGGTCCATGGGGCACCACTCCCCGCTCAGACAGCGCTCTCCTGGTAGCTGTCATCCTCCAGGAACGTGCTCAGcctcctcccagggctgggggccaCATCCTGCCCTGGCGCCGCGGCCTCCCCGGGGTCCCCGTCGCTCTGCTCCTGGGCAAAGTGCACGAAGACCTGCGGGGATGGCGGGGTGAGAGACAGTGCCACGGGAcccccagccacagccccacaccTGCGTGCCCCGTCACCTGGTCGAGGGTGGTCTGGGACACGGAGTAGTCCTCGATGTGGCAGGGGCCGCGGTGGGCGGCCAGGAGGCTGAAGACGGCGGCCAGGGAGGCGGCTCGGGCGGGCAGGTGGTAGCGCAGCAGCCCCCCGTGCCGCTCCCGCAGCTCGATGGCGGGGAAGTGCCGCTGCAGCAGGGCCTGCACcgccgccgggccggggccgcccgccCGCACCACCACCGTGTACCCGTCCCCAAACCTGCGGGGAGAGGGACACCGCTGCAGGGACCGGCCGCAGCCCCCGATCCAAGGAGCCCCCGAGCTCCCCACCCCGGTACCTGTTCTTGAGGTGCTGGACACTGCCCAGGCAGCGGAACCGGCCGTTGACCATGATGGCCATCCTGGTGCAGAGCGCCTCGCACTCCTCCATGCTGGGGGGCACGAGTGAGACCCCCGGGGCAGAGGGGAGCTCCCCTCTGGGGGATTCCCGGGGGCACGGGGGTTGCTCCCCAGTGTGGGGGCTGCAGACCCCGGGTGGGGAATCACCTGTGGGACGTGAGCACCACGGACCGTCCGTCCCGGATGACGCCCAGGATGCGTTCCCACAGGAACCGCCGGGCTTGTGGGTCCATCCCCGTCGTGGGCTCATCCTGCAACGGCCCCGGCTCAGGGTCAGCCCAGGCAGGACCCCGGTGCTTCTGTGGGACCCCCCGCTGCCCCCCTCACCAGGAAGACGACGGGGGGGCAGCCGAGGAGGGCGATGGCCGTGGAGAGCTTGCGTTTGTTGCCCCCGCTGTACTTGCCCGCGGGTCGGTCCGCGTGCGGCCCCAGCCCCAGCGCGGTGATGCCCCACTGAGCCACCTGCAAGAGACAGAGGGGCCGAGGGGGTGAGGGTGGGGGtctcctgggctgggggggctgggatGAGGGCCCTACCCTGGGGGTCTCCTCCTCTGGGACCCCACGCAGGCGACTGTAGAACTCCAGGTGCTCCCGCCCCGTCAGCAGGTCTGTGATGGCATCGAACTGGGGACAGTAACCCATGTGCTGGTGGACAGACTGGAGGTCGGTGAGCAcactgtgggacagggacaggtcAGCACActctggggatggggacaggtGAGCACAGGATGGGGACAGGCAagtgtgggacagggacagatgAGCATGTTGcgggggacactgcagggacactGCAGGAATAGGGACGAGCAGCTGCAGgcatgaggatgaggatgaaggTGAGCACAAGCACACTGCAAGGACGAGGACCAGAAGGAGCACAGGATGGGGGTGATGGCACAGGTGCTGTGGGGACACAGAGagagggagcagctgtggggtCCTGCGTTCACCACCTGTGCCCCTTCAGCCAGGCCTCCCCCAGCGTCACCTCCGTGTCCCCCGTCAGCATCTTGAAGGTCGAAGTCTTCCCAGCGCCGTTCACCCCCAGGAGGCCAAAGCActgtggggacagagcagggtcaccagcagccccggccctgcccaCGGTGCCGTCCATCCGTCCGTCTGTCCCTCACCTCCCCGGGGGGGATGGCCACGCAGAGCCGGTCCACGGCCGGAGCCTTCCTGCGCCGGTACACCTGAGCGGGGAGAGGCAGCGCTGGGTGCTCCCATCCCTCACGGGGGGtccggggctgcgggggggtCCAGCCCTACACACCCACCTTGGTCAGgtccttcagcagcaggaggtggcCCTGGGGGGGGCTGCTGCCCACCCTCGCCCGCTCCCTGGCCACGTCCCGGTCCTCGTCCCCCAGCGAGGGCAGCTCCGGAGCCCGTGGCCTGGGGGAACAGCGGCAGGGGCACGTCCAGGGCTGCTCATCTGCAGGAACCCCCCAGGCACCCCCGGCCGGGGCTCACCCCAGCCGCAGGAAGAAGCGGTACTGCAGCAGGAgggtgaagaggaagaagatgatGCCCTCGACGGCCATGGCGAACATGTTCTTCCCCGCCAGGTCCCAGGAGAGGGGGGACACGAAGCGCCTGTCCCCTGTGAGCACGAGAGGGGCTGTAGGAGGGGTGGACCCCCAAGCTGGCCAggctttggggagggggaacagCCCTGACACCCCCTGACTCACCAAACCTCTCGAAGGCATCGGCCATCGCCTGGTTCTTCACCATGTCGATGAGGCCTCGGCCCAGGCAGAAGTGGGGAAAGATGAGGAAAACCTTCTTCAGGACACGGTTGATGTCATTGAGGTTCTGCCAGGGCAGCAAAGAGAGGGGTGAGTCAGCTGGCACTGGCCCCATGGGAATGGGACAGGGGATCCAGGGCATCCCAAGGCTCACCTGGTCCACGAAGAGCTCCAGCACGAAGGTGGCCACGCTGCCATTGATGCCAATGAAGAGGTTGATGCAGGTCAGGGCCACGtaggcagtgctggggatgctgaAGAGGAAGGAGGCTGGGTACATCAGGGGGGTGATGGACCAGCTACAAGGGAGAAAGGCAGGG from the Chiroxiphia lanceolata isolate bChiLan1 chromosome 27, bChiLan1.pri, whole genome shotgun sequence genome contains:
- the TMEM259 gene encoding membralin — protein: MSDNQPNANNHHPANNTGAAGGNNRGVRNPNLNQNPLINVRDRLFHALFFKMAVTYARLFPPSFRRVFEFFVLLKALFVLFILAYIHIAFSRSPINCLEHVRDKWPRDGILRVEIQRNSSRAPVFLQFCGGEKFPGMVVESAAEEEEEEEEEMTVDMFENSSIKFELDIEPKVFLKPSRVSSTELPHNDSQEFSFSDTATKVWPQEEYIVEYSLEYGFLRLSQSTRQRLSIPVMVVTLDPTRDQCFGDRFSRLLLDEFLGYDDILMSSVKALAENEENKGFLRNVVSGEHYRFVSMWMARTSYLAAFVIMVIFTLSVSMLLRYSHHQIFVFIVDLLQMLEMNMTIAFPAAPLLTVILALVGMEAIMSEFFNDTTTAFYIILIVWLADQYDAICCHTNTSKRHWLRFFYLYHFAFYAYHYRFNGQYSSLALVTSWLFIQHSMIYFFHHYELPAILQQIRIQEMLLQNQQVGQGTQTTLQDNLNNNTTAAPVEAGGHRAPLATGPPGEGGSPTTLTPGEASSVIAASVGSDLNWVAETAAIVTEASFLSDLSTTLLEPAVVHEAVANGTPQEAATASGLVARIRVSSDRPETAVGSITIEVTSTSVVAAADAPPAAGAAPLVPLQEGGGPCPQPLPSQAD